Proteins encoded by one window of Simiduia curdlanivorans:
- a CDS encoding autotransporter assembly complex protein TamA → MRRSITRKLLRTFSCLCFAGATLVHGEVLLTGVDGELADNIKAHLTITAEDCKAPRWRLQQRRKSADEQVGQALNAYGYYSYQLKLSFSEVENCWQLNVEVAPGERVRLRNVRVQAIDRPLDLDATIVDLLQSPPLMAGQPLKHSDYDNYKTALLDSVRAQGYWRAKFSDAELAIYPDQFSADVKLTLEFGARYYFGAYEFSASPLDQDLLLRLAGAAEGEPYSAEALQDIYSRLQGSDYFQQVLLNPRVDSTGQSVVVPIAVDVGMKSQTSFGAGIGYSTDQKMRVRADYQNRYFNAKGHKWRVDALYSQTLQELGGTYTIPRQEAAREWYEISGGWVRENTVSYESQATTTRIRAVEALPQDWILNTGVNVRYESYVIGSEEPDEQWLVVPGVGVSWVNANNEVRQTLGVRVEAEVTASSQYWLSGTDFAQLRVKTKFILPLSEKGRLLLRGEVAGTLKDDFSELPPSVRFFTGGDNSIRGYEYNSLGTTNDEGEVIGGSHLAVASLEYDYLFLPSWSASVFYDAGDAFDTVFALKRGVGIGLRWYSPVGPLRIDIASPLDSEDNYRFHISVGADL, encoded by the coding sequence ATGCGTCGAAGTATCACCCGCAAATTGCTCCGAACTTTCAGCTGCTTGTGCTTTGCGGGTGCGACGCTGGTTCATGGCGAGGTGTTATTAACCGGCGTTGACGGTGAGTTGGCAGACAATATTAAAGCCCATCTCACCATTACTGCGGAAGACTGTAAGGCGCCTCGGTGGCGACTACAACAGCGGCGCAAAAGTGCCGACGAACAGGTTGGGCAAGCACTGAATGCCTACGGCTATTACAGTTATCAGCTTAAGCTGAGTTTTTCCGAGGTTGAAAACTGCTGGCAGCTGAACGTCGAAGTCGCGCCAGGTGAGCGCGTTAGGCTGCGCAATGTACGGGTTCAGGCAATTGATCGCCCTTTGGATCTGGACGCGACCATCGTCGATCTGCTGCAAAGCCCGCCGCTTATGGCGGGTCAACCGTTAAAGCACAGCGATTACGATAATTATAAAACCGCGCTGTTAGACAGCGTGCGAGCTCAAGGCTACTGGCGAGCAAAGTTTAGCGATGCAGAGCTGGCCATCTATCCTGATCAATTTTCAGCGGACGTGAAGTTAACCCTAGAATTCGGCGCCCGCTATTATTTTGGCGCCTATGAATTCTCGGCCTCGCCGCTCGACCAAGATCTCTTGCTGCGCTTGGCCGGTGCCGCGGAGGGCGAGCCTTACTCTGCCGAGGCGCTACAAGATATTTATAGTCGCCTGCAAGGCAGTGATTACTTCCAACAGGTGTTGTTAAACCCACGCGTGGATAGCACAGGCCAAAGCGTGGTGGTGCCCATTGCTGTGGATGTGGGTATGAAAAGCCAAACTAGTTTTGGTGCGGGTATCGGTTATTCCACCGATCAAAAAATGCGCGTGCGCGCGGATTATCAGAATCGATATTTTAATGCCAAGGGGCATAAATGGCGGGTTGATGCACTCTACTCGCAAACCCTGCAGGAATTGGGTGGCACCTACACCATTCCTCGCCAAGAGGCAGCGCGCGAGTGGTATGAAATCAGTGGCGGCTGGGTGCGAGAAAACACCGTGAGCTATGAAAGCCAGGCCACCACTACGCGCATTCGCGCGGTGGAGGCACTGCCACAGGATTGGATTTTGAACACCGGCGTGAATGTTCGCTATGAATCCTATGTTATTGGTTCAGAAGAGCCAGATGAGCAGTGGTTAGTTGTACCCGGTGTTGGCGTGAGCTGGGTCAACGCCAATAACGAAGTGCGCCAGACGCTGGGTGTTAGGGTCGAAGCGGAAGTGACGGCAAGTAGCCAGTATTGGTTATCCGGCACGGATTTCGCGCAGCTGAGGGTCAAAACAAAATTCATTTTACCTCTGTCGGAGAAGGGGCGTTTGCTCCTGCGCGGTGAAGTGGCGGGCACCTTAAAAGATGATTTTTCCGAGCTGCCGCCCTCGGTTCGTTTCTTCACCGGTGGCGATAACAGCATTCGCGGTTACGAATATAATTCCCTGGGTACCACGAATGATGAGGGTGAAGTGATCGGCGGTAGCCACCTCGCCGTTGCAAGTTTGGAGTATGACTATTTGTTTTTACCGAGCTGGTCGGCATCAGTGTTTTATGATGCCGGCGATGCCTTTGATACCGTGTTTGCGCTTAAGCGCGGGGTCGGCATTGGCTTGCGTTGGTATTCGCCGGTTGGGCCTTTGCGCATCGATATCGCCAGCCCACTCGACAGCGAGGATAACTACCGCTTCCATATCTCAGTGGGGGCCGATCTGTAA
- the secB gene encoding protein-export chaperone SecB translates to MTEETNTGAAAATETPAAAQQFALQRVYLKDLSFESPMGVKAFMKEWKPAVNQELNTKAAKIDAENYEVVLTLTITVSIGEETAFLVEVQQAGLFHINGLPEQALPQLLNTACPQILFPYAREAVDSIVVKGSFPALMLPPVNFDALFAHAVQQAKAQQAGAKEAATEQ, encoded by the coding sequence ATGACAGAAGAAACCAATACCGGCGCAGCCGCCGCAACAGAAACTCCGGCCGCCGCTCAGCAGTTCGCACTCCAACGCGTGTACCTAAAGGATTTGTCTTTCGAGTCTCCCATGGGCGTAAAGGCCTTCATGAAGGAGTGGAAGCCAGCGGTTAACCAAGAGCTGAATACCAAAGCGGCGAAAATTGATGCCGAGAATTACGAAGTGGTTTTAACCCTAACCATTACCGTTAGCATCGGTGAAGAAACGGCTTTCCTAGTTGAAGTACAGCAGGCGGGTTTGTTCCATATCAATGGTCTGCCGGAGCAGGCGTTGCCACAGCTGCTGAACACGGCTTGCCCACAAATATTATTCCCTTACGCGCGCGAAGCTGTTGATAGCATCGTGGTGAAGGGAAGCTTCCCAGCCTTGATGTTGCCACCGGTAAATTTCGATGCGCTATTTGCGCACGCGGTGCAGCAGGCAAAGGCGCAGCAAGCTGGCGCCAAGGAAGCTGCTACAGAGCAATAA
- the grxC gene encoding glutaredoxin 3, which translates to MAVPVVVYSTTICPYCVRAKQLLKQKGVDYEDINLDKRPELRNDVMKRSGRRTVPQIWVGETHVGGFDELWALDRAGKLDSLLQGA; encoded by the coding sequence ATGGCCGTTCCTGTTGTTGTCTATAGCACGACTATTTGCCCTTATTGCGTGCGCGCCAAGCAATTGCTCAAGCAGAAAGGCGTGGATTACGAGGATATTAACTTGGACAAAAGGCCCGAGTTGCGCAATGACGTGATGAAGCGTAGTGGTCGGCGCACAGTGCCACAAATTTGGGTTGGCGAAACCCACGTGGGTGGTTTTGACGAACTGTGGGCGCTGGACCGCGCCGGCAAGTTAGATTCGCTGTTGCAAGGGGCTTGA
- a CDS encoding rhodanese-like domain-containing protein, with protein MDIIIFLTEQWLLVSLMCVLVYIYLWREKSKAGASLSVHQVTALVNKGESVLVDIRDAAEFKVGHIVDAINIPHNKVEKQLADFAKFQGKTIILVDKMGQHTGNAGRLLRAQGYDVVRLDGGIADWQGQNLPLVK; from the coding sequence GTGGATATCATTATTTTTCTCACCGAGCAGTGGTTGCTCGTGTCTCTCATGTGTGTGTTGGTGTACATCTACCTTTGGCGCGAAAAGTCTAAAGCAGGTGCGTCTTTATCTGTGCATCAGGTTACGGCACTGGTGAATAAAGGCGAGTCGGTATTGGTCGATATTCGCGATGCGGCCGAGTTCAAGGTGGGGCACATTGTCGACGCCATAAATATCCCGCACAACAAAGTTGAAAAGCAGTTGGCAGATTTCGCCAAGTTTCAGGGTAAAACCATCATATTGGTCGATAAGATGGGCCAGCACACCGGTAACGCCGGCCGCTTATTGCGTGCGCAAGGTTACGATGTGGTGCGTTTAGATGGCGGTATCGCCGATTGGCAGGGGCAAAATTTGCCGCTTGTTAAGTAA
- the gpmM gene encoding 2,3-bisphosphoglycerate-independent phosphoglycerate mutase, with protein sequence MSANAVAKKPLVLVILDGFGYSESTEHNAIKAAKTPVWDKLWANNPKTLIGTSGLAVGLPEGQMGNSEVGHMTLGAGRVVYQSFTRVNKAISDGDFFTNPAYCAAIDKAVSQGKAVHIMGLLSAGGVHSHEDHIFAMMELAAKRGAKEIYLHAMLDGRDTPPRSAEASLRSAQEKFNALGVGRVASIIGRFFALDRDNRWDRVQAAYDLMTLGAAEYDADDAVSGLKAAYAREENDEFVKATVIVAEGEEVATVNDGDALIFMNFRPDRAREITRAFVEPDFDGFERELVPALSDFVMTTEYAADIKVPCAFPPESMANSMGEYLAKQGKTQLRIAETEKYAHVTFFFSGGQEELYTGEERILVPSPKVATYDLAPEMSAAEVTEKLVAAIESNKFDAIICNYANCDQVGHSGVFNAAVKAVEVIDDAVNSVVQAVLKAGGEALITADHGNVEEMFDPVSGQVSTQHTTLPVPFLYVGERKLTLQDGGSLADVAPTMLSLMGMAQPAEMTGKSLVTFN encoded by the coding sequence ATGTCCGCAAACGCTGTAGCGAAAAAACCACTGGTACTGGTCATCCTCGATGGCTTTGGTTATTCAGAAAGCACTGAACACAATGCTATTAAGGCCGCCAAAACCCCGGTCTGGGATAAGCTTTGGGCCAACAACCCGAAGACCTTAATTGGCACCTCGGGGCTGGCGGTTGGCCTGCCCGAAGGTCAGATGGGCAACAGCGAGGTGGGGCACATGACCCTAGGCGCTGGGCGCGTGGTTTACCAGAGCTTTACCCGCGTTAATAAGGCCATCAGCGACGGCGACTTTTTCACCAATCCCGCCTACTGCGCGGCCATCGACAAGGCCGTGAGCCAAGGCAAAGCCGTACACATCATGGGCCTGTTGTCTGCCGGTGGCGTACACAGCCACGAAGACCATATTTTCGCCATGATGGAATTGGCCGCCAAGCGCGGCGCCAAAGAAATTTACTTGCACGCCATGCTCGATGGCCGCGACACACCGCCGCGCAGCGCCGAGGCCTCACTCAGATCGGCCCAGGAAAAATTTAACGCCCTCGGTGTTGGCCGCGTGGCGAGCATCATCGGTCGCTTCTTTGCCCTCGATCGCGATAATCGCTGGGATAGAGTGCAGGCAGCCTACGACCTGATGACCCTAGGCGCCGCCGAATACGATGCCGACGACGCCGTAAGCGGGCTGAAAGCCGCCTACGCCCGCGAGGAAAACGACGAGTTCGTCAAAGCCACGGTGATCGTCGCCGAGGGCGAAGAAGTTGCCACCGTAAACGATGGCGACGCGCTTATTTTTATGAACTTCCGCCCCGACCGCGCACGCGAAATTACCCGTGCCTTCGTCGAACCCGACTTCGACGGCTTCGAGCGCGAACTGGTACCGGCGCTGTCTGACTTTGTCATGACCACCGAATACGCCGCCGATATTAAAGTGCCTTGCGCCTTCCCGCCTGAATCCATGGCCAACTCCATGGGCGAATACCTCGCCAAACAGGGTAAAACCCAGCTGCGCATCGCCGAGACGGAAAAATACGCCCACGTCACCTTCTTTTTCAGCGGCGGCCAAGAAGAACTTTATACCGGTGAGGAGCGCATATTGGTGCCCTCACCCAAGGTAGCCACCTATGACTTGGCACCTGAAATGAGCGCCGCGGAAGTGACCGAAAAGCTGGTGGCGGCGATCGAGTCGAACAAATTTGACGCCATCATTTGCAACTACGCTAACTGCGACCAAGTGGGCCACTCGGGTGTGTTCAACGCCGCGGTGAAAGCCGTAGAGGTAATTGACGACGCCGTTAATAGCGTTGTCCAAGCCGTGCTCAAGGCCGGCGGCGAAGCCCTAATAACCGCAGACCACGGCAACGTTGAGGAAATGTTCGATCCAGTTTCCGGCCAGGTGAGCACCCAGCACACCACGCTGCCCGTGCCCTTCCTCTATGTTGGTGAGCGCAAGCTAACCCTGCAAGATGGCGGATCGCTAGCGGACGTCGCGCCCACCATGCTTAGCCTTATGGGTATGGCGCAGCCGGCAGAAATGACCGGCAAGAGCTTGGTCACATTTAATTAA
- a CDS encoding murein hydrolase activator EnvC family protein, producing MVAAYKAGTPSQLQLLLSQNDPALLSRMAYYNTALLNNRKTQIDNYQTTLAQLEKLEPEIIQQADLLARSQSTLNQKHQSLKASQTERKKTLARINASIDAKDAQLQRSAADRAHLEKILSEVVRQLSDVALGMPGQPFNARKGKMGWPTKGRLSASFGSARAGNRLRWQGVVIDAPEGREVKAIHQGRVVFSEYMRGQGMLLIIDHGDNYLSLYAHNQALFKETGDWVADGEVVARVGNSGGLEQANLYFEIRHKGKPVNPAQWCRG from the coding sequence GTGGTGGCGGCCTATAAGGCTGGCACCCCGAGCCAGTTGCAACTGCTACTTAGCCAAAACGACCCAGCCCTACTGTCGCGCATGGCTTATTACAACACCGCGCTGCTCAATAATCGCAAAACCCAAATCGACAACTATCAAACCACCCTTGCCCAGCTAGAAAAGCTCGAGCCCGAAATCATCCAACAGGCAGATTTGCTGGCACGCAGCCAATCGACCCTGAACCAAAAACACCAGTCGCTAAAAGCCTCGCAAACGGAGCGCAAGAAAACCTTGGCGCGGATTAACGCCAGTATCGACGCGAAAGATGCGCAACTGCAACGCTCCGCCGCCGATCGCGCGCATCTGGAAAAAATTCTTTCCGAAGTGGTTCGACAACTCAGCGATGTCGCCCTGGGCATGCCGGGTCAACCGTTCAATGCGCGCAAAGGCAAGATGGGCTGGCCCACCAAAGGCAGACTCAGCGCCAGCTTTGGCAGTGCGCGCGCCGGCAATCGGCTGCGCTGGCAGGGCGTAGTGATAGATGCCCCCGAAGGCCGAGAAGTCAAAGCCATTCACCAAGGACGCGTAGTATTTTCCGAATATATGCGTGGCCAAGGCATGCTGCTCATCATCGATCACGGCGATAACTACCTAAGCCTTTATGCGCACAACCAGGCACTATTTAAAGAAACTGGGGATTGGGTTGCCGATGGCGAAGTGGTTGCTCGGGTTGGCAACAGCGGTGGCTTAGAACAGGCAAACCTCTATTTTGAAATTCGCCACAAGGGCAAGCCGGTCAACCCCGCGCAATGGTGTCGTGGCTAG
- a CDS encoding S41 family peptidase produces MKYPSATRTFCALRLTPVFVAASLCLLLGASPSFATEDAATPTPKTPAPKPADKEQGLLPLDDLRTFTKVYDHIHQGYVEEISDRKLLEYAIKGMLSELDPHSAYLDANSFDDLQMNTTGEFGGLGIEVGMEDGFVKVISPMDDTPAAKAGIEAGDLIIKLDDKTVKGMDLNDAVKAMRGPKGSKINVTIVREGEAKPLEFKLTRDAIKVKSVRARRMDDNFAYVRIAQFQLSTGRDMIDAIAKLQKDTSKPIEGLVLDLRNNPGGVLQASVEVVDAFINEGLIVYTEGRIENADNRFTATQGDMLNGLPIVVLINDGSASASEIVAGALQDHHRAVILGTQSFGKGSVQTVIPISEESAIKLTTALYFTPGGRSIQAQGIIPDITVERAKLTAIRPRASVTEADLTGHLDNGNGGEESKASERSSAQKASQELLENDNQLFEAINLLKSHKLFGKSSPLINAPGNTTVISANDQKDH; encoded by the coding sequence ATGAAGTACCCAAGCGCGACACGCACCTTTTGTGCCCTTCGCCTAACACCTGTATTTGTAGCCGCGAGCCTGTGTTTACTCCTAGGTGCTAGCCCCAGCTTTGCGACGGAAGATGCTGCAACGCCCACGCCAAAAACACCGGCGCCAAAGCCAGCTGACAAAGAGCAAGGCCTGCTGCCTTTGGATGACCTACGCACCTTCACCAAAGTGTACGACCATATCCATCAAGGTTATGTCGAGGAAATCAGCGATCGCAAGTTATTGGAGTACGCCATCAAAGGCATGCTGTCCGAGCTAGACCCGCACTCAGCCTACCTAGACGCAAACTCCTTCGACGATTTGCAAATGAATACCACCGGCGAGTTTGGCGGCTTGGGTATCGAGGTGGGCATGGAAGACGGCTTCGTCAAAGTCATTTCACCCATGGACGACACGCCCGCGGCCAAGGCCGGTATCGAGGCCGGCGATTTGATCATCAAGCTCGATGACAAAACCGTGAAGGGCATGGACCTGAACGATGCCGTTAAAGCCATGCGCGGCCCCAAAGGCAGCAAAATAAATGTCACCATCGTGCGCGAAGGCGAAGCCAAGCCTTTGGAGTTCAAGCTAACGCGCGACGCCATCAAGGTGAAAAGTGTTCGCGCCCGGCGCATGGACGACAACTTTGCCTACGTCCGCATCGCCCAGTTTCAATTAAGCACCGGCAGAGACATGATCGACGCCATCGCCAAGTTACAGAAAGACACTAGCAAGCCGATCGAAGGCTTGGTGCTGGATTTACGCAACAACCCGGGCGGCGTTTTGCAGGCATCGGTGGAGGTAGTGGACGCGTTTATTAACGAGGGGCTGATTGTTTACACCGAGGGCCGCATAGAAAATGCCGACAACCGTTTTACCGCTACCCAAGGCGATATGTTAAACGGCTTACCTATCGTGGTGCTCATAAACGACGGCTCGGCATCGGCGTCAGAAATTGTTGCCGGCGCCCTGCAAGATCATCATCGAGCGGTCATTTTAGGCACGCAGAGCTTTGGCAAGGGCTCGGTGCAGACGGTTATTCCCATTAGCGAGGAGAGTGCGATCAAACTCACCACGGCGCTATACTTCACCCCCGGCGGCCGCTCGATCCAGGCTCAAGGCATTATTCCAGACATCACCGTTGAGCGCGCCAAGCTAACGGCCATTCGCCCGCGCGCAAGTGTGACCGAAGCGGACCTTACCGGCCATTTGGATAACGGCAACGGCGGCGAAGAGAGCAAGGCAAGCGAGCGCTCGTCGGCACAAAAAGCGTCGCAAGAACTGCTGGAAAATGACAACCAGTTATTCGAAGCTATCAACCTACTGAAGAGCCACAAGCTGTTTGGCAAATCATCACCCCTGATCAACGCGCCCGGCAACACCACTGTTATCAGTGCGAATGATCAAAAAGATCACTAA
- a CDS encoding divergent polysaccharide deacetylase family protein, which produces MIKKITNALPILCRQWLAPLALGCALCQASNAGPSQADNRPTLAIVIDDIGYHRSSAQKLIALPYELTFSVLPISPYGKELAELAWIRGKEVMLHIPMATQTNAKLDPGGIALNMPPTHITELIATHIASYPQASGINNHMGSRLTELEPAMGAVMQALTAQDLFFIDSRTSAQSVAYDQAKKAGLQTAKRDIFLDNEQSIVAIAMQLEKAVALAEKNGNAVAIGHPYPETYAALKRQLPLLTTRVKVVPSSTLLRNLSHNQREPAHTTSQTNLSNRPWLQGLSK; this is translated from the coding sequence ATGATCAAAAAGATCACTAATGCGCTGCCCATTCTATGCCGCCAATGGCTAGCGCCATTGGCGCTGGGATGCGCGCTCTGCCAAGCCTCCAACGCCGGGCCAAGCCAAGCTGACAACAGGCCAACACTGGCCATCGTCATTGATGACATAGGCTATCACCGGAGCAGCGCCCAGAAACTCATCGCTTTGCCATATGAACTGACTTTTTCGGTGCTGCCAATCTCGCCCTACGGAAAAGAACTGGCTGAGCTCGCCTGGATCAGAGGCAAAGAGGTGATGCTACACATACCCATGGCCACCCAAACCAACGCCAAACTCGACCCTGGTGGCATTGCGCTAAATATGCCACCAACTCACATCACCGAGCTGATAGCAACCCATATAGCCAGCTACCCACAGGCAAGCGGCATCAATAACCACATGGGTAGCCGGCTAACCGAACTTGAGCCGGCAATGGGCGCCGTGATGCAGGCGCTAACCGCCCAGGATTTATTCTTTATCGACAGCCGAACCAGCGCCCAGAGTGTGGCGTACGACCAGGCCAAAAAAGCCGGCTTACAAACGGCAAAAAGAGACATTTTTCTGGATAACGAACAAAGTATTGTTGCAATAGCAATGCAACTGGAAAAAGCCGTAGCCCTAGCAGAAAAGAACGGCAATGCGGTTGCCATAGGTCACCCCTACCCAGAAACCTACGCCGCGTTGAAGCGCCAACTCCCCCTACTCACCACCAGAGTTAAAGTGGTACCATCGTCCACCCTACTGAGAAACCTGTCACACAATCAGCGTGAACCAGCGCACACAACCAGCCAGACCAACCTTAGCAATCGCCCGTGGCTACAGGGATTAAGCAAGTAG
- a CDS encoding DUF6316 family protein: protein MTVQRLGEQGFVSTRQERFFKKDDYWYYNTREGVAIGPFDSLNEARVGATEFIDFIMGAGAPLIPTLERYGRHAA from the coding sequence ATGACTGTGCAGAGATTAGGTGAACAAGGATTCGTTTCCACACGCCAGGAACGCTTTTTCAAGAAAGATGACTACTGGTACTACAACACGCGCGAAGGCGTGGCCATAGGCCCGTTTGATAGCCTCAACGAGGCACGTGTTGGCGCCACAGAGTTCATTGATTTTATTATGGGTGCTGGCGCACCGCTGATTCCAACCTTGGAACGCTACGGCCGCCACGCAGCCTAA
- the hisF gene encoding imidazole glycerol phosphate synthase subunit HisF has product MALAKRIIPCLDVENGRVVKGVQFLDIRDAGDPVEVARRYNAAGADEITFLDITASHEERETTVHTVEAIASEVFIPLTVGGGIRKVDDIRRMLNAGADKVSINSAAVFNPDFVKAASDRFGAQCIVVAIDAKCVSKLGEAPRWEIFTHGGRKPTGIDAVEWAVRMAEFGAGEILLTSMDQDGMKNGFDLGVTRAISDAVPVPVIASGGVGNLQHLVDGVKQGGADAVLAASIFHFGEYTVAEAKQFMAAQGVEVRL; this is encoded by the coding sequence ATGGCGTTGGCGAAGAGAATTATTCCCTGCTTGGACGTGGAAAATGGTCGGGTCGTTAAGGGTGTTCAGTTTTTGGATATTCGCGATGCCGGCGACCCCGTAGAAGTGGCTCGGCGTTATAACGCCGCCGGCGCCGATGAAATTACCTTCCTCGATATCACCGCCAGTCACGAAGAGCGCGAGACCACCGTTCACACAGTGGAAGCCATCGCATCGGAAGTGTTTATTCCCTTAACCGTGGGTGGCGGCATTCGCAAAGTCGACGATATTCGGCGCATGCTGAATGCCGGTGCCGATAAAGTGTCGATCAATTCTGCAGCGGTGTTTAACCCCGATTTTGTGAAGGCGGCCTCGGACCGTTTTGGCGCCCAATGCATTGTGGTCGCCATCGATGCGAAGTGTGTCTCGAAGCTTGGCGAAGCGCCGCGCTGGGAAATTTTTACCCACGGTGGGCGCAAGCCAACGGGTATTGATGCGGTGGAGTGGGCCGTGCGCATGGCCGAGTTTGGTGCCGGTGAAATATTACTAACCAGCATGGATCAAGACGGCATGAAAAACGGCTTTGATCTGGGGGTGACGCGCGCCATTAGCGATGCCGTGCCGGTGCCCGTCATTGCCTCTGGCGGCGTGGGCAATTTGCAGCACTTAGTGGACGGTGTTAAACAAGGTGGTGCCGATGCCGTACTTGCGGCCAGCATTTTTCACTTTGGCGAATATACCGTTGCCGAGGCCAAGCAGTTTATGGCCGCACAGGGCGTTGAGGTTCGCCTTTAG
- the hisA gene encoding 1-(5-phosphoribosyl)-5-[(5-phosphoribosylamino)methylideneamino]imidazole-4-carboxamide isomerase, producing MLIIPAIDLKDGQCVRLRQGLMDDSTVFSDDPVAVAAQWVEQGCRRLHLVDLNGAFEGKPVNGDVVTAIAKAYPSLPIQIGGGIRSAEIIEAYLAAGVNYVIIGTKAVKEPQFVTDMCKQFPGHIIVGLDAKDGLVATDGWAEVSNVKATDLAKRFEADGVDSIIYTDIARDGMMQGVNVEQTLAMAKASSIPVIASGGITNMDDIRALHAVSKQGICGAITGRAIYEGSLNMAEAQRYCDDNA from the coding sequence ATGTTAATTATTCCCGCCATCGATCTTAAAGACGGCCAGTGTGTGCGCCTGCGTCAAGGTTTAATGGATGATTCCACCGTGTTTTCCGATGACCCTGTGGCCGTAGCGGCGCAGTGGGTGGAGCAGGGTTGTCGGCGTTTGCACTTGGTCGATCTCAATGGTGCCTTCGAAGGCAAGCCCGTGAACGGCGACGTCGTAACGGCCATTGCCAAGGCCTACCCGAGCTTGCCCATTCAAATCGGTGGTGGCATCCGCAGCGCCGAGATCATTGAAGCTTATTTGGCCGCTGGCGTTAACTACGTCATCATCGGCACCAAGGCGGTGAAAGAGCCGCAGTTTGTTACTGATATGTGTAAGCAATTTCCCGGGCATATTATTGTTGGCTTAGATGCCAAGGATGGTTTGGTGGCAACCGACGGTTGGGCCGAAGTGTCTAATGTTAAGGCCACGGATCTGGCCAAGCGCTTCGAAGCCGATGGTGTTGACTCTATTATTTATACCGATATTGCCCGCGATGGCATGATGCAGGGTGTGAATGTCGAGCAAACCTTGGCTATGGCAAAAGCCTCGTCCATCCCTGTCATCGCCTCGGGCGGCATCACCAATATGGATGATATTCGGGCCTTACATGCCGTGTCCAAGCAAGGCATTTGCGGCGCTATTACCGGCCGGGCTATTTATGAAGGCAGCTTGAACATGGCAGAAGCGCAACGCTATTGCGATGATAATGCTTGA
- the hisH gene encoding imidazole glycerol phosphate synthase subunit HisH: MARQTIAVIDYGMGNLHSVSSALAHVSPDSNVIVTADSALVASADRVVFPGVGAIRDCMAEIRRLGFDQLMRAQVASGKPVLGVCVGMQALMSHSEENAGVDCIGLVEGRVRFFGEPLLEADGSRLKVPHMGWNQVQQAAHPLWAGIDNGARFYFVHSYYVQAQDRSLVVGHCHYGVDCDVALARDNLFAVQFHPEKSHTAGLQLLRNFVQWDGKQ; the protein is encoded by the coding sequence ATGGCAAGGCAAACCATTGCAGTTATCGATTACGGTATGGGTAATTTACATTCCGTATCGAGTGCCTTAGCCCATGTATCGCCTGACTCCAATGTGATTGTTACCGCCGATTCTGCGCTAGTCGCCAGCGCCGATCGCGTGGTGTTCCCCGGTGTCGGCGCCATTCGCGATTGCATGGCGGAGATACGCCGGTTAGGTTTCGATCAATTGATGCGCGCTCAAGTAGCAAGCGGCAAGCCGGTGTTGGGTGTCTGTGTGGGTATGCAGGCCCTCATGAGCCATAGCGAAGAGAACGCAGGCGTCGATTGTATTGGCCTAGTTGAAGGCAGGGTTCGCTTTTTTGGCGAGCCGCTGTTGGAAGCTGACGGTAGTCGTTTGAAAGTCCCGCACATGGGCTGGAACCAGGTGCAACAAGCGGCGCATCCGCTCTGGGCGGGCATAGATAACGGCGCCCGCTTTTATTTTGTGCACTCCTATTATGTGCAAGCGCAAGATAGAAGCCTAGTGGTTGGTCATTGTCATTACGGCGTCGATTGCGATGTCGCCCTAGCGCGGGATAACTTATTTGCGGTGCAATTTCACCCTGAGAAAAGCCACACCGCCGGCTTACAGCTATTGCGCAATTTCGTGCAGTGGGACGGCAAACAGTAA